ttaatgtttgatttatgttgtgaaatttttgtttgcaGATTTATGGTGGTGTTGTATGTTATTTATGTTGAATTGATGTTGAATTGTTgaattataattgaattttaattgatattattcggtaaattattggatttatatttatatttaaatttattactatGCGGATCCAGATATCTGGAAAATCCGCCCACAATCCATGTAGATATTATACGCATTTAAATCcgcatatttttttatgaatccAAATGCAAATTCATATCCAAATGCACTTACAATtggattcaaattcaaattttgttatCCTTAGAGTTTTTACCTATTAAACGTAGTCGAATTGTTGAATTATATGAGGGCACTATCAAAAGCAGAAAAAACCAGAATAAATCGCGGAAGAGACAAATGGAATAGGAGGGGGGGAGCAGCAAAATCATGGCTTCACGGAGCAAGAGAGCCAAAGAAGAAGTCAGCCACATCAGAATGGCCCGGATCCAGATGAAAACGAATTCGGGTCAAATAAACCAAATCCGGGTGAGAAGGAAAGCCAAACAGAAAAGACAGGTGAGCAATTAATGCAAATGCTGCTGGAACCAAGGAAGCAGTATGACACTATGCAGAAGCAACCCAATATAGCTACTGCTGCAAACATAGCTGACAGCCTAAGTGGCTATGGGAAACAGAGAGAAGAAGCGGGAAACGAAAATTGGGAGGGAGCCAATTTGAGAGTGGCGGCAACTTTAGAATCAAACACAATTTCTAGTCAAAGCCCCAGGCAAAAGGAGGTGGTAGATGAGAGGCGGGGAACAAAAAATGCTGGGCCCAAACGAAGAAAATGGAAACTTCAGGCTAggaatgtaattaaaaaagggCAAACAGAATATGGGCCAATTAGAGGAAAAaggcggggggggggggggggggggaatcaCCAAAGCCAAgcccaaaatataaaaagaccAGAATTCAAAGCCCCCACAAACTTCCTTTAGCCAAAGCCAACATTTACAATCGGCTTCCACACAAACACAAGCTTCACTAGGAGGGTCTGGAAGAAGTGGAAAAGGAACAAACCCACCATGCAGCAATTCAATCGGCGGAGGCTGTGGAGCAGCCCCGCCAACAGCCATGAAAATCTTGAGCTGGAACGTCCGGGGACTGGGGAATGACCGGACGTTCATAGCCCTAAAAAAATTCCTCAATTTGTACAGGCCTCAGTTGATTTTCTTGTGTGAAACAAAACTGTCGACTGTATGTATGGAAAATGTTGGCAAAAAGCTAAAGATGGAAAATTGTTTTGCAGTGAGCAGTAAAGGAAAGTGCAGGGGTTTAGCTATGCTATGGAATTCGGAAACAAATGTGAATATTTCCGCATTTAGCAGCCACCACATTGATGCAGAGATAGTAACTGAAAATGGAGACCAGATGAGATGTACTGGGATATACGGTCATCCAGAAACAAACCAAAAGAAACACACGTGGACTCTTCTAAGAAGGCTAGCAGGTTTGTCATCATCCCCTTGGCTTTGTTTCGgtgattttaacaaaataatgcaCTTGAATGAGAAAAATGGAGGGAATGATAGGGAGCCTAGTATGATCATTGACTTTAGAGAAGCTGTTGAGGATTGCCATCTTAGAGATGTGGGATATAATGGTTACCCATTCACTTGGTCCAATAGGAGGTCTGGAATCCACTTCATTGAGGAACGGTTGGACAGATTTTTTTTCAGCAAAGACTGGTCAAATCTCTTCCAAGACCAAGCTGCAACTAATCTAGTTACATGGTGTTCTGATCACAACCCAGTATTGATGGCCGTTAAAAGCAAAGATGAGGAAGGGCATTATAAGAGGAAATGCTTCTCTCGAACTCACTACGAGGATTTTTGGAGCTCTTATGATGAGTGCCGAGAAATTATTGAGGAGAATTGGGCTAAGCATAGGAAGTGGGAGGGGGCTGATGTAGTTCAGCTCTTTAAGCTTGTTAGCAAAGTTTCTCTTGCTGGTCTCATTCACTGGAGCAAGAGGACTTTTGGAGATAATAAAAAGAAGCTTGAAGAGCTGGTCAACAGAATCAAGGATATTCAGCAACACAAACGGATGGGTGAAAGTATTGAAGATTTGAGAAGCATTGAAAGACAGATCCATCATCTCTTACTGGATGAAGAGACTTATTGGAAGCAGAGGTCCAAGGCAGATTGGCTTACAGAGGGAGATAAAAACACGAAATTTTTCCATCACAAAGCCTCATCTataaagaggaaaaataaaatatggggAATAGAAGATGCTCACGGCAATTGGATCAAAGAGTCTGGAGAAATTGCTAATCAATTTTGTGAGTATTTTGCAGCCTTATTCTCAACTTCCAGCCCCACCAAAGATCAGATGGAAGAAGCCCTGAGAGGATTAAAGCCCAAAGTGTCACTAGAAATGAACGCATACATTAGTCAGCCATACACAGAGGAGGAGATTACAGAAGCGTTGGCCCAAATGTGTCCAACTAAGGCTCCTGGACCTGATGGGTTACCTGCCGCTTTTTATCAGAAGCATTGGAAATCTGTAAAGGAAGGAGTCATATCTACATGCCTTCACATCCTCAATAACACAAGTACAATTGCTCCTTTAAACCACACCTATATAGCTCTAATCCCTAAGTGTACCAAGCCTAGGAAAGTGTCCGAATTCAGACCAATAAGCCTTTGCAATGTAATCTATAGAATCATTGCCAAAACAGTGGCTACAAGATTGAAAACTATTTTGCATAATGTCATTGATGCTTCTCAAAGTGCTTTCATTCCCAACAGATTGATAACTGACAATATCATAGTTGGGTATGAATGCCTTCATAAGATTAGACATAgcaaagggaaaaaagaaagggatTGGTAGCTTTGAAGTTAGACATAAGTAGAGCTTATGAGAGGGTGGAATATGAGTTTTTAAGGATGACTATGGGTAGATTAGGATTTGAGGAGAATGTTGTTAATATGATAATGAAGTGCATTACCTCTGCAACTTTTTCTGTAATCATCAATGGAGTCCCTCAGGGGATGATCACCCCTCAAAAGGGCTTGAGACAAGGCTGCCCGCTATCCTCATACTTGTTTATAATTTGTGCTGAAGCGTTTTCAAATTTGTTGATACAAGCTGAGaggaaaaaacaaattcaGGGGCTGAGATTTGGACAACAAATatccatttctcatcttttatTTGCAGATGACAGCTTGATTTTCTCACAAGCTTCAATCAAAGACTGCCAGCATTTAAAGAACATTTTTTAGTGCTATGCCACAGCCTCTGGACAAATCTTCAATTATGACAAATCTTACATGTTTTTTAGTGGAAATGTTCCAACAAAGCAAGCCGAagatattaaaagaattttccagCTCAATGTTGTGCCAAGACACGAGAAATATTTGGGACTGCCATCTATGAtcgagagaaagaaaaagacttTTTTCAAcgaatcaaattgaaaattcagAGCAAGATATCTAGCTGGCAGCAAAAGCTCTTCTCGAGTGGGGGTAAAGAAGTCTTGATCAAAGCTGTGGCACAAGCTGTTCTAGCTTATGCTATGAGTGTCTTAAGATTCCAGTGGGGCTCTGTGATGACATTCAAAGAAATATTGCTGGTTTTTGGTGGAGCAAGAAGAAAGACAAGAAAGGCATTTCCTGGACAAGATGGGAGGAAATGAGTAGAGCCAAGATCAGAAGAGGGATGGGGTTCAGAGACATATCAAGCTTTAACCAAGCATTAGTTGCGAAACAAAGCTGGAGACTAATTCAAAATCCTGAATCCTTAGCAGCTAGAGTATTGAAGGCAAGGTATTTCCCTAGGACTGAGTTTCTTAGAGCCTCTATAGGGTCAAATCCATCCTATATCTGGAGGAGTAAAATGTGGGGAAGGCAGGTCATTCACAATGGACATATGATGGAGAATTGGAAATAGGGAGAAAATATCAGTGTTCAGAGGCAACTGGATCCCAAGACCATCAACATTCAAGCCACTCTCCAGAATTAAAATGCCTATAGATGCCACTGTTTCAATGCTGGtagataacaaaaataattggaaGACAGGCCTGATTCAGCAGAACATTGTGAAGGATGATGCCGAAGCCATTCTAAGCATTCCCTTGCCTAGGAGACAAAGTGAAGATGAAGTTATATGGCATTACGATAAAAGAGGGAAATATATAGTGAAGAGTGGATACCAAGTGGCTCTAAAGTTAAAATTTCCAAACTCTCCTACTTGCTCTAACAGTAGTAGTAGTAACTGGAATATCATCTGGAAGCTCACTCTCCCTGCTAAAATCAAGATTTTCATTTGGAGGGCAGTAAAAAATCTACTGCCCACAGCTGAAAATTTGTGGAAGCGAAAGATTATTCATGAAGCCTACTGTAAACGTTGTGGCAATCGAGTGGAAAACACCTTACATGCCCTGATTACTTGTAAAGCTGCAAAGAAAGTTTGGCAACTCTCACCTCTGGCTAGTTCTTTTCAGGAAATGGGAAATACTGATATCTTGGGAGACTTAATGAGGGTGCAGCAGAAGCTAAGTAGAGTCGATATGGAAATGCTGATGACTATTCTCTGGGTGATCTGGTATGACAGAAACAAACTGGTCTTTGAAGATTTGAAGTTAGATCCAAGACTATCAATGGCCAAAGCTGAAGCAATTAATGAGGCCTTCAGAAGAACTCAGTTCCTAGAGATTACGAATGGAGGAAAATTGCAGAAGCTAAAGCAAATAGGTtggcctcccccccccccccccccccccaggGATGGCTAAAGCTCAATGTTGATGCAGCTACTGATTCAAAAAAGAGTTGCGCTGGATTAGGTGCAATAATCAGAGACTCCTCTGGAAAATGCATGGCTGCAGGCATAAAAGCTGTTAAATTCAGCGGAGGGGTATCAATAGTGGAGGCAGAATCAGCTGAATGGGGAGTGCAAATAGCTCAACAGATGGGTATGCAATCAATAATTCTAGAAACAGATTCTCAAGAAGTAGCAGACCTGATAAACGATAGAGAGAGAAACTTAACAGAGATTTGCTGGACTATCTCGGAAATTCAGAGTTTAAAGAAAACCTTCAgttcttttgaaacaaaatatgtGCCCAGAGCCTGTAATATTAGTGCTCATCTTTTAGCTAAAGTTGCTTTGGCAAAGTTGTAATCTTTTGTCTGGGTGGAAAATTTCCCACCAGAGATTAGACATGTATTCACCTAGTTGAAGTAATGAAAGTTTTAGtttcctttcaaaaaaaaaaatttggttcgAAAGACCGAATCGAATGATGTTTCTAGACTAGTGTTATTAGTACCCTTTACATCCTTAAAAACCCCCCTTGAAAGGGTATTTTGAAAATGCATGCTAATTTCGCGATAAAAATGATGGgtgagattattattattttttaaacggggatttttttaaatttatgaaaagttatgtccatttttttaaatttaaattacttaaatgtaaaaaaatctttaaaaaattataaagctcAAACTTGGGCAAAAGCATGACCCAACCCAAAATTTAAACGATCAGATTATCGGTTTGGGccttttatttatgtaattgGTCCGGCTCGGGCTTGCCCCCACCCAACTTATTGCAATCCCTTGACATATTCTCTCTATCATAACAACCTGCAAACAAAATTCTCTTGCACACTTTCGTGGACATTAATTCTTAATCTTTCTTACTAAATAGTAATTGCAATTTCAATAAATCATTACTGAATTTCTTGAACTATTAAAGTAAAACTCTCATGGACCTCAACTATATGCATATCTCTGTTGGGATCGTCAATGTCTTTTTAGGCAAGGCTTGCAATTCATGTCAGCATAATTCATGTTCTCCAACAAGGTCAAAGGACGCTGATGTCATTTGAatcatgattttcttttttaaaagatttacgtaaaaacaaatttttaatggcTTTAATGGCCTGTAAAGGTTGTtcgaaatttatttttggattttttttaattgatgatGGCCTGCAGAAAACTTGAATTTATTCGTGTCAGGGGGACGGGGGATGTGTCCCCCGGggatttttatcttgtaatctCAAACTCTGTACGcagtttacaaattttcatatttttgttatttgttttcttccaaaaaaaaaagcccaatataatttctttatttagtttcttaaaatttgaaaacacaCGTAACATGTACAAGATATTGCGCTACACTCTCTTAAATgagaattttgaaataattatggCTATAAGAAAGTAtgcaaaattaagaatttgttaactttttgttgattttttttcatatgcaAGTTTAACAACTACAgaaaaagtttaatttaaaatggggtgtgaacaattttttagtgagaaaaatttgaaaacatacCTAACGTGTACAAATATATTGCGCTACACTCtcttaaataagaattttgaaataattatggCCAAAAGAAAGTAtgcaaaattaagaatttgttaatttttttttcatatgcaAGTTTCACAATTACAgaaaaagtttaatttaaagTGGGGTGTGAACAATTTTTAAGTGAGAAAATTTATACCttaattaagggtaaaaaaCCATTCTATTTTTATTGCCTTAAATATTATGCCTAAGGTTGGGTCAAACACCGACAACCCAAACCCAACTAAATTAGATAGTTTGAATAAATTTGGATAAGttgaaaatttatgaattgCATACATGCACCTTTACAAAGCTATAAAGGAGCTTTTACCCTTCTTTATAACGCTATAAACCATTCTACAAGTTATAGCATTGTTACAAAAAGATGTATCTACAGTTCTATTTGGAATTGACTCAGAGAGATTTAGAATGTGTCAGGGCTCTTAGTTGGTCATTTTgaatataaactttaaaaaatgtgaaCATCCGCACTagatcatttttataatttttacaatatgaatttttttttgtaatagtTACGAGATATGTAGTAGTGATAGTACTAATTTATTGGGCTGTTAGggctttaatttgttttccaagaaaattgaaaagaatgagctgaagctaaaaaaaaaaagttaatggCTGTtgttttaaagtattttaatttagaatttgatTTGGTTGACTCTATTGTAGTTATATACACAAATTAACTGTTGTATCAATCtttca
This window of the Citrus sinensis cultivar Valencia sweet orange chromosome 8, DVS_A1.0, whole genome shotgun sequence genome carries:
- the LOC127899387 gene encoding uncharacterized protein LOC127899387, whose translation is MPIDATVSMLVDNKNNWKTGLIQQNIVKDDAEAILSIPLPRRQSEDEVIWHYDKRGKYIVKSGYQVALKLKFPNSPTCSNSSSSNWNIIWKLTLPAKIKIFIWRAVKNLLPTAENLWKRKIIHEAYCKRCGNRVENTLHALITCKAAKKVWQLSPLASSFQEMGNTDILGDLMRVQQKLSRVDMEMLMTILWVIWYDRNKLVFEDLKLDPRLSMAKAEAINEAFRRTQFLEITNGGKLQKLKQIGAIIRDSSGKCMAAGIKAVKFSGGVSIVEAESAEWGVQIAQQMGMQSIILETDSQEVADLINDRERNLTEICWTISEIQSLKKTFSSFETKYVPRACNISAHLLAKVALAKL